In Dioscorea cayenensis subsp. rotundata cultivar TDr96_F1 chromosome 9, TDr96_F1_v2_PseudoChromosome.rev07_lg8_w22 25.fasta, whole genome shotgun sequence, a genomic segment contains:
- the LOC120268530 gene encoding LOW QUALITY PROTEIN: protein TIC 214-like (The sequence of the model RefSeq protein was modified relative to this genomic sequence to represent the inferred CDS: deleted 2 bases in 1 codon), which produces MILKSFLLGNLLSLCIKIINSVVVVGLYYGFLTTFSIGPSYLFLLRARVMEEGTEKEVSTITGFITGQLMMFISIYYAPLHLALGRPHTMTVLVLPYLLFHFFWKNQKKAFNSIRNTSTRNSMRNLRNLNIQCVFLNNLIFQLLNHFILPSSTLIRLVNIYMFRCNNKILFVTSSFVGWLIGHFLFMKWLGLVFIIRIRKKIDESKEIRANGKEKTKDEFDFHFIKTC; this is translated from the exons atgattttgaaatcttttctaCTAGGTAATCTATTATCCTTATgcataaagataataaattcgGTCGTTGTGGTCGGACTCTATTATGGATTTCTGACCACATTCTCCATAGGGCCCTCTTATCTCTTCCTTCTCCGAGCTCGGGTTATGGAAGAAGGAACCGAGAAGGAGGTATCAACAATAACTGGTTTTATTACGGGACAGCTCATGATGTTCATATCGATCTATTATGCGCCTCTGCATCTAGCATTGGGTAGACCTCATACAATGACTGTCTTAGTTCTACCATatcttttgtttcatttcttctgg aaaaatcaaaaaaaagcTTTTAACAGTATTAGAAATACCAGTACCAGAAACTCAATGCGTAATCTCCGCAATCTCAACATTCAATGTGTATTCTTGAATAATCTAATCTTTCAATTATTGAACCATTTTATTTTACCAAGTTCAACGTTAATCAGATTAGTCAACATTTATATGTTTCGATGCAACAACAAGATCTTATTTGTAACAAGTAGTTTTGTTGGTTGGTTAATTGGTCACTTTTTATTCATGAAATGGCTTGGATTGGTATTTATTATTCGGATCCggaaaaaaatagatgaatcGAAAGAGATCCGAGCAAatggaaaggaaaaaacaaaggatGAATTTGACTTTCACTTTATAAAGACATGCTAG